aaaaaaacaaaaacaagaggcTACAGTTAAATCCACTTCGGTCCAGTAGCTGTGGTTGTTAAAAAGTGGAATGTGACCGATTTCTCATGTGAAACGTCCTCGCGTACAGCTATAATATTAAGTGAACATTACTCTTTGATACTGATCAGTCTGTCCAATTTCTGTTGGAATCttgtcccccgtcccccccctccccacaaccaCAGACGTACAGCCCCAGCaccgtgacctttgacctgtcgGACACCGAGACGGTGGCCAGCGCCGCGGAGGAGATCCTGAGGTGTCATGGCCACGTGGACGTCCTGATCAACAACGCGGGCGTCAGCTATCGCGGCGACGTCCTCACCACGCGCGTGGAGGTCCACAAAGAGGTCATGGGCATCAACTACTTTGGCTCCGTCGCCCTCACTCAGGGTAAGAGCAGCGATGAACAAATGAACAGGCCTGTCACGTTTCTGGCTCCACAAAAGGCAGTGGCAGGTAGAGAAGCAGTTTGTTCTAGTGTTGTGTTAGCTGATGCTTTTGTAGGTCAGTTGTTGTCGGTTTGTTCTAGTGTCATGTTAGCTGAAGATCTAGAAGGCCTGTTGTTGTCAATTTGTTCTAGAATCATGTTAGCTGACGCTCTTGAAGGTCAGTTGTTGTCAGTTTGTTCTAATGTGTTAGCTGACGCTCTTGAAGGTCAGTTGTTGTCAGTTTGTTCTAGTGTCATGTTAGCTGAAGCTCTTGAAGGTCAGTCGTTGTCAGTCAGCTTTAGTATCATGTTAGCTGATGCTCTTGAAGGTCAGTCGTTGTCCTGCTACGACATGTTCGACTCGGCTGAAGACTTGCCCCAGCTGGACGTGGAAGGCAGAAGCTCACACGTGGAACATGGAACATTGTTGTATGAACTGCGCTAAAGATCTGGTAGCTTCTCCCGTTCACACAATAGATGACCATGAGGTATTTAATCGGGTTGACAGCATTCACATACGGCCGTGCCAACAAATGTTGTCTGAGCATTGTTGTCAAATATGAGCAAAGAGCAAACAATGGGATGGATGCAGGTCAAGTACATTACCAACATATATCCCGTCCTGATGAGGTATGCCTTTGTTTACTTGTTTTGCCAAGTGACTCACTAATGAAGAATAAGTGATTCATAATGCCACATTGTACATGCTTGGTTTATAGAATTGTTTTCTGTAGTAAGAAAGCGCTTGGCTCATTGGATGTCTTCGCACTTCCATGCTTGACTGTGATCAAGCCAATGCCAAAGTTTTCACACAGTGTTACTGGGTTTGAGCCGGCCGATTGCTTGATCAGCTTTTACAGAATGCCGACTCGGGTTCTCTATTCAGACATGATCCCTAAACAGTGTTCTGGAACGTTGtcaggtactgtgtgtgtgggtgtgagaggggACAGCAGAAGCGGGGTGGGTCTGACCTCCCAGTGCTGTGTCGTCTCTCAGCCATCCTGCCGTCCATGGTCCAGAGACGGAGCGGACACATCGCGGTGATCAGCAGCGTCCAGGGCAAGATCGCCATCCCATTCAGATCAGCCTGTGAGTGAACAGCCCTCCTTCTCGTTcactcatccatccatccattcgtccattatctacacccgcttatcctgagcagggtcgcggagggtactggagcctatcccagcgtgcattgggcgagaggcaggaaatTCAGATaaacattatattattacagaTAAGGTTACCCATGGATACCCAAAAGGGCATATTGATTGATCCTGGGTATCAAGAAACCATACACACAGAGGATTCGCAAGTCGTAATTTCCCACAAATGAGCGTGGCTGTCTGTTTATCAATAAAGTTGGGTGTTGAATTATACagtctgtgacctttgacctgtaaCATGACCTGTAACAATGTAaccgaccccctccccctcagacgCCGCCTCCAAACACGCCACCCAGGCCTTCTTCGACTGCCTGCGGGCCGAGGTGGAGCAGTACGGCGTGCAGGTGTCCGTCATCAGCCCCGGATACATCAGGACCAGCCTGTCCGTCAATGCTGTGACCGGGGACGGCTCCCGGTACGGGGGTAAGGACCGAGAGGAGCCCCCCCTTTCTACCGtctcagctccccccccccccctcccccccacagacacgcacacacactcacacacaactttatttattttatttatttcaccagacAAGTCATTAacaacaaattcttatttacaacgGCAGCCTGGCAAgcgacaaaagccacttaaaCGACCTGGATCAAAGGCTACGTCCCTGACCACTTCCTACAGCCTCCCGCGCTAACTCCGCTAGCTCCTGAGCAGAGCGTgtcggcagccattttgagtctGGACTGTGTCAGTCTGAGGTCGGAAGGGAGGGCAGACTAGGGTACAGCCGTGGCACGGTCTTAATTTCCACCATGGTGTGGACTGCAGGGCATCTTATTTCTACTCAGATGGGCAAACCCAGGCCTGAATGATGCCAAGTcacaaaagattttaaaagttgTTTATCGTGAGAGAGGTTCGTCAAAGTTCAAAAAATGTCCTCGGttcacttttattatttatcttgtGTCATTGTGCACATGGAAAACCATATATGGGATGTGTATTTAAGGGTAAAACGGGCATTtaatcatatactgtatgcctttaaaaaacaACTGCGGTCTTACATCACCGTTAACACTTGTTGGAAGAATTGCTTTTAATTTAGCTTTTCACGTCTGTCACAAGTGGGTATTCGATTTCCCCAGTTGGACAACTGCAAATTGTTCCCTGCCAATCATCTTCTGGGAGTTTATAATTGCTCGTTACACGTGCAGCGGATGGGCAGGAAGCATTGCATTAGTTATTAAAGATCCAGGGTAACTGATCCTGGCCAACAAAGGACTGTCTGATGGGGCGAGGATCCAATGGATTGACAACCCACAGTAGCTCTGGCCTTTAAGGCTCACAAAACTTCCGTTATTAACTGCAGATGGTATCAgtgggagaagggggggaggtgtCTGGACCGTCGCATTTCTCAACCTTCCTGTTTTTTGGGCGTTTCGCTTGGGGTACCCCAGTCCAGGATAAGAACACGGCGGAGGGCCGGGACCCCCGGGAGGTGGCGGAGGCGGTGCTGAGGGCCGTGGGGCGCAAGAAGAAGGACGTCTTGCTGGCCGGGCTGCTGCCCACCCTGGCCGTCTACATCCGGACCCTGTGCCCGCCGCTCTTCTTCAAACTCATGGCCTCCCGCGCCAGGAAGGAGCAGAGGCCGAAGGAGGACTGACAGCTGGGCCCCACCCCTTCATGCTGGGCCACGCCCCTTTACACTGGACTCCACACATTCAAacatggccccgccccttcacACTTGGTCCCGCCCTTTTACACTGGACCACATCCCTGCACGCTCAAACCAGAAGGGGGAGGCAGCCAAAACCTGACCTCATTCTTGTAAAACCGCTTCTTCTGGACCCGCAGGCAGAGCACTGCATTGTACAAAGCAAACAGTCAAGCAAgtgttttattatgaaattgaCAATACTGCAGGCTAAGGCTGGGAGGTGATGTATTTCATGATGAAAATCAGCTTTTCTGAAAAATCTTGTCCAGTAGGCAGTGAGATTACACCACAGGCTTATCTAACATGGGCCAATGGCGTTTAGAGGAACAGTCTAAACACAGttggctaacgtgctaacgccAGACTCAGCTTTCAGCGCAAATAACCATAGATGAAAAGCTTTTGGGGTAAAGGTAAAGAATGTTTATTCAGTTGTGTAAATACACCGCTAAAATCTCACTTCATGAGTGGTACACGATTCACCTTAACACTGAAGTCTAATAATGTGCTATTTAAATGCTACAAAAACAGAGATGGGCACTGGGGTGAGAAGCTCTGGGTGAATATCTGAAATGTTGATCCCATAAATCGGTTCTGAGACCCATAGCGGAGAGAGTTGCTCCGGGCTCAGCTACATCACACAGAGCGTCATGTTGCATATAAAGTGTGAAAGATGCAGTCGGTgtcatttttggaaatgtaaattTTCCCTGAAGTCTCTGCCTCCGATAGCTGCATTGTGTGTCCTCCAGGATACTGAGGGTTTAGTCAGGCCAAGGAGACCAGGGGAgaaacagtgctttaaaaaaaaataataataataatagcggAAGATTCAGGAGGAGTTCACGGACGTGCGTTTCTCAGTCTGAATTCCGGAGGTAAACGCAGTATGAGCCAACTTTCAGCCCCGAGGAATTAAGCCGagaggtttttttaaagaaaccgCTAAACAAACATTTGTCTTCTGGAATAAACGACCGTGCAGAAAGCATGCATACGAATCAGTTGTGTTAACTCTGCGTTTGTTCCGTTCTGCTTTATGGCAAAGTGCATTTTGTTCAGATGCTGACTGCGAGGGAGTCTCCGGCCAATGAGAGCCGAGTGTAAAATGGTGTCAAAGGTCATCAATATCcttcctggggaggggggggggaggaagtgtTAGGAAGGGCTGCTCTGAGCTTATCTTTTCCTGGGATTTCATTCACGATAATGCGGGACTTGTCAAGACATGCCTCGTATAGCAGAAAGGCTTTTAATATATAATCCAAGACCTTTAAGACAAATTCAACATGTGCATCTTGaggactgttaaaaaaaactgatttacaTTAGCTGTACATGAACAGTGACTTGACTccagaaatgaaatgcaaggCAGAATTTCATCCTCCTCCTTTGAAATGAAATTCGGTTTTGTGGCATTTTGAGAAGTTAAATGGAAAACTAACAAGAAAAAGAAGACCAAAAAGGTCACTGAAACAAATGCCAAACTGCAGAATGGAAGGATTAAATTCAGTCCCTTATTTCTATGCCCAAACTAGCATACAAGTTAACAAAGCATCCTCTGCCACGTTAACTTTGAGGAGAcaccaataccccccccccccccccccaacaatcCTGCTGTACTACAGGAATACAACATCAGCTCACAGAACCAATAAATGGTGAACGTACACTAATGAGTCATGAACTAGATGATCTTGATAAAATATGAACGCAAATACTTTATCGAATAGTGTCTTAGACTGACATTCATGTCTCAGACGATGGGTGACTTGAGAAATTTGTTCCCCGTTGTGGGGAAAGCAGACCTTGTCTGCGTGGCCATCTTGTTCTGATGCTGCGTTCACATTTGAAGTCAGGTGCCCCTGCTTCCAGGTTTCTCATTTACACCCCAAAATAGCACAATGTGTGTGAAATGTCTTCCAGGACCACACAGAGTATGACTGCACATACAAGTAAGCAACATTAAGATGGCTGCTCCTAGTCTGTCTCCACTAGCTCTTGTTAAATTTGACGTTCCACGGTACAGCTTATTACCTGAAAGTCCATTCCTGTCCTGTCTGCAAGTGCTGTTTGTATTCTCTACTTTAACAACTCTATAAAACAATTTCCAGCTGTCTGAAATGCAACTTCCCAACAATCATTTGGAAAGGTGTTTGAGGGGTAAAAAAACAGATCCAGGACCTTCATCGGAGCAACGGCGCTGGAGATTTGTGTGGGATGGTGTGTGGAACGGTGTGCGGGAGAACGCCCTTACACTGAAGCAGAGTTAAAGGAAAGATGAACCCACGTTTCCCCACCCGTTCAGTTACAGAAGTCTGGAAGCGGACTGGGCTCTGAAGCAAAACAACATGCAGAAAAGTAAAGGGAGTTTCAAATATCCTAACGTTTAATGAAGTGGCGACCAGCAGGAAATGGTACAATAAACTACAAGGACAAAAATATCAGACCGTTAATACTCGAACATGTCTGTCCCACTCCCGTCATCTCAAGTCTCAGAGATGTTGACTTTAACCTATGTTCACAAATTTAGCGTATGAATGACGGGGGTGGACATGTACATACAAGGTCAAATAAGTGCACTGGTGATGTCAGAGAAAACAATTagaggggaaaacaaaacaaaaacagaagaaaaaaaaaaaactccctagTTTTCGCTATTGTCCTCCGAACCATCAAACGACCAAAAAACCGCTCGAGCGGCGAAACGGCCGGACGAGCTTTTCCGTCGCCGCTGCCGCCGTTTCTCGGGCGCGTTCCCCCGAGCCCCCCGCCCTTCCCGCCGCgtctcctgcccccctcctcctcctcctccccccgcgaATCATACGGCGTACAGTTCGTAGATCTTCTTGACGCAGTAGGCCAGGGCGGCCAGCGCTATCGTGTTGTGGAGTCTCTTTCTGTGCACGTCGTCCTTGCGCACCAGCACCACGGGCGCCGAGGAGGTGAGCGTGTGCAGCGGCAGGCGGGACAGTTTGTGGCCGTCGTGCTCCACCTGGTACTTGCAGCAGGGGTCGAACTGCCAGGAGATGCCGTAGAGGGTGGCGCAGGCCACGCTGAGCGCCCCGGCGGGCAGCGCCACGTAGCGCGAGTACTCCAGCGGCAGCGAGAGCGGCGTCAGCAGGCAGGCCGCCCCCGACAGCACCGCCGTCTTGTGCAGGCAGTTGCCCACCGCCACCCAGCGCGCCGTCTCGTCGCCGATGCGTGTGGGCTCGATCACGATGTACTGGTACTGGGCCTCCAGGGCCTGCTCCAGCTCGTACTCGAACTGGTCCTGTGCGTTCTCCCCGCTGTAGATCTCGTGAACGATGTAGCAGTCCGAGGCGGCCATTATTCCCCTgcgcggggaggggaggggagggaaaggaaggacagaggggagggaaggacggggggagggaaggatgaGGGCCAGATTGAAGAGAGAATATTATGGGgatggaagagagaggaaaacaggGTTAGGAAGGAAAATACTTGGTGAAAAGCTTGTAggttccccctctcccccaccaaTTATCGTCAGGTTACCCGTAGATGGACGCCTTTCTCGTATAATAATGTGTGCCTGCGTTCCATGTCCGTTTACCCGATATATAAACAGCCTGAAACAATGCACCacttgtcacaaacacataaatacatgaattGTAAGGTCAGCTAACCTTATTTCCTTCACAGTTGGAAAACTAGAAGACCTTCGCCGGTTAGCCTAGCCGCATGGCTAGCCTACCCGtagacagaccccccccccccatgcaaagCCTGCGAGAGTAGACTGTCAACTCTACCGACGTCGTCGTCAGTGCCGAACTGGCCCATTTTATCCACTCGGACAGGGTGATGTTTATTAAACACTTCGTGATATGACCATATGTTTAGATTGACGTGAAATTTCACACAAAGGTAGTTTCATCACCCTAAATACAGGACAACTACTTTTTTTGCCCACGTGCTTTCgaaattttcaatgaaaatgacGGGACGTACGCCACAAGGGAGCGTGTCCAGGTTAGGGCAAGCGTCCGACTACGGGCAAGGTGACGATAGGCTCCTGGTCCTTAGTTTCGGTGTGGAATGCTTAAATTAAGAAAAGACGCGCCCCTTTTGATGGAGGGAATGCTGTCTGACCTGAAGCGGCAGGCAGAGGACAGCTCGGAGAGCACCCTTAAAGGTGGACCAAAAACGAACAGAAAAACACCTTAACGGAGGGCTCCCCCTAAAAACCGCACAGGCAGCCGTGCCAGTAACCTTTTCTTCTTCAGCAAGGCGAGAGGACAAAGCGGTTTAACTTCAGCCCGACTGTACGTCGCATGGCTGCAAGGAAAGGCATCCTGATGTAGGCTAAATGAACGCACACCAACAAGTTCCTCCCAACGTGGGCACGATGGGaaccccagccacacacacatacatcacatgcacatgcacgtaaactctctcacacacagacacaaacatacacaaaagtactcacacacacgcatgcatgcacacgcattcACTCACAACCCCCCATACTTGTAATGTCTTTACATTTAAACAGATATTTATGTCTTTACAAAGCCAATATTTGAACTGCGCTGCCCAAGATTATGATCCCTGTTAAATAGATAActtattaaaacaataaaactataAGGCAAACTTCCCCACGCAATGAAAGTCACAGTAAAAGTCACTATTTATAGTGAGGGCCCTATTAGTGGATATTTATGCATAATTGTAACATTTATTTCTATTATGAGGACTCGGCAAGGATTGTGAATGGAGGTTTAATGCTTTTAGAATAAAAGTGTTGTATGTTTGCCCCGAGTCACCTCCAGCTTGACAGTAATTTGCCAATTCATTTGAATTCCCAATTTAAGGGAAGTGATTTATgaatatggaaatataaaaccattccacacactgcctctccAGTTAAAACCCACTAACTTTAGTGcgccatgaaaaaaatgtggcTGACCTTTTCAACATGCAtatgcaacttaaaaaaaactaatctcTTAAAGGCCCTACATTAATATGAGAATTTTCCATCAGAGACGACCTGCTATAACTATGATGGATCCCACTGCGACACAATGTAAACCTCGCTGGACCCAAGTCCAAATATACTCCTTGCTTATTTAGCAGAGGAAAGTCAAAACTAAGGAAGAAATTTAGTAAACACGTCTCCGTATATCCTCCCATTCTGCATTCCAGAGTGGGGTGTGTGATGTCGTTTTTTGATTTAACCGAAGATGACATTTCTCCTTAAAAGAGCAAGTGCGTGCACACGCAGTCATTTTAACCTACTGTGCTTAAGTCTCTTTATGAAGTAGGACAAATGACCCCTAAACTATGCAACATACCATAACCAGTAGAACAACGCATGCCTACCTATTCCATGTACCGAAAACCTCAAATCACTTATGCTTCCTTACCGGAACTTTCTCATTCCCAGAGAACGATCGTGACAATTTTCATGTGGAAGTGTCTGACTGATTCCTTTGGGTAGGTGCTTTTATAATATCCATCTAAGGTGAATATGCGATCACTCAAATCAGTAAAGTTGTTAAAGTATTTTTGACAGTGCAATTTTAACAAAAGTGACAGAAGTGTATACGTTGCTGTTTAAACCAATATCGTAATATTAGCGTCCAGAAAACCATAATGATTAGGACGTAACGGCTCCCATCCCGGCCTACAGTTGCACTGAAACCCTCACGGACCAACAATGTTAACAGCTTGACGTCATGTCGACGGCCCTCGTGCCGCCGTGAACGTGCCGAAATGTCCACATAACACCACTCACCCGAAACACTCAACCCCCTGAACTTCTTACACAACTCTGCGgggttgttattgttgttgcttgAGAAATCGAGCCCTTTTATGCTCGCTATTTACTTTGTTACTGAAGTAATCAGTCACACTTTCCAAACAGTCTTTTTACTACGGACAGACGCCGACAGAGCTTGATTTACCCAGGTCAGTGGAAGTCCACACGCAAAATgttggcagaaaaaaatgtctaaaagaGACAGGCCTGGCCGGGACTAACGTTATGATGCGGTTGCAATAAGTATGCCGGCGGGGTCAGCTACGTGTCTTATCTATCGCTGGGAGGTGATACTAGCTCTTAAACATccagaaaacaaataaagatcACGATTGCATGAGGCAGGTAGCACCCACATAAGCTAGTCAGTGATCCAGCAAGGTATCTTAACACTAAGTTAGCTATTCTAGCTACAGCTTCACTAATTTCTTTCTCTATCTTGTTAGCAGCAAGTGTTAAAATAACATCTGTCATTCCCCGAGAAACACATTGTGTATAATTTTCCAAAAGCGTACAGCCAGCAAAATGTAGGTTGCCAAGGTAAAGAAAAGCCAAGATGGCTAACTCATTGGTTAATAAAGTTGTAGCTAGGTAGTACCAAACCGGCTCTAACTATTAATTAACTACGCAAATTGCTGTCAAATAACTAGAGGCCTTCAATCGCAATTATCTACTTTTCCCTCCTTTATACATTGCATTGCTAACAAGCAAAATCTGCCTTAAAGAAGACTAAAGTAGAGATAACTACTGGTGGACTAATTGAGACGAACTGAGCTAGGCGGTTAATCTGAAAAGGGGTCGCTAGAATTACTCCGCCACATACAAATAGTCTAATCTACTACTATTGGTTATATTAAGGTATACTTGTATTCCTTCGATTTGCGTTCATGTTTTGTGGTCTTTTTACGTTAaattgctagctaactagctagtctACTTCTGTGCTTCGTTGGCTTCCACTGGAATCCTTATAGATGGGGCATGCGGGCAATTATATGCAACTACACATCGCTGGATAGTTTTATGTACGTATGGCTTGCTATAGTTTACAAGGCAGTTTGCAAACATCCTGAGTCGTATCACATTTCATACTAGGCTGGCTAGCGCGCTAGTAATGGGAAAACTACATtatgctagctaatgttagcaattAAATCAAAACAACACGAGGACCCACATAGCCaagcatactgtatattgacAACCAACGTCAACTTTGCAAATTCTTCTGATTACGAACTTGACTATCGTCGTTAAGCGCAAGTGCGACTGCAAAGAGTTTTGCACTAAAAGTTCACTTGACGGGCATATTAAAGTATCACTGACCTCTCCCTGTTGACTGGGACACCGCGCCTCCTTCCGAACGCCGCCATCTTGGGAGACTCAACACACCGTTGCTGTCGTCATAACGTGCGGCAGTGCATTGTTGGTAAAGTAGTTTAGTACGTGTAATCCGCTTGACCGCTCTGATAGTTAAAAATAGCTCTGCAAACTATGTTTCCCGTCGTGCTTACGTGCAGGGTATGTTCCATTGCTCTACACATTTATGCAATGTGTTCATGTGTCTTACATACAGGTCGAACGGTATTTAAGTAAGTGTTAATAGAAAATGAATGATATTTTCAATACAACGTTTTGGTATATCGGACGGTATGTTATAAGAATACACAACGCTTaccgtgtttgtgttttcaatgtTCTCAGATCCAGTCGAGCGCAAGGGCACCACTAGGGGGAACTGAGTAGGACAAACGATTTCCAGCAATACGTTACGAGCGGGTTGTgtaattaatttatgattatacagtggttcatttttttttggagataaCTTCCTAACGGTATCAAGTGGTCTGAATAATTTTTCCGGCGATGTGTTAAGTGAGATACTCACCCATACTGCGCCAGGGCGAGCCTTGCAACTGTGCggtcactgcagtgtgtagcacaCTGAGCTGAACAGAAGCGTGGTGTAACTAGCGCAGACGCAGCTCGTGATTACACGTGCAGTTCGCTCTCCCCCCTGAATGTACATTGCGTAACTTACGGTGCCAAAACATTAGTATTGTGCCTTATTTTAAGAATTGTAGGTGTtacatttaactgaaaatgtgatttcataAAGTGAGATGCAACCAtagaattattgttttttttcttaagtaaTTAACGTTGTAGACTACTGATTTTAAAGGTGTAGGTAtcattttggattcaaatcatATCAAAAAGGTGGCTAATGCAGTCAAGTTTACCCTGGCAAATTCTAGGCTTCTGTCCTTTGAAGCAAGCAAGCTTTACATGCGTTCAGTAATTTCATCTAGTTGGGTAAAGTCAGAGAGCGATCAATACTATAACATACTAAAGAAATATAACTttgattgaaattgaaatttcattaaatttgcACATGCGTGTATAATCTTCAATGTTCTGAATATACTCTGGCTGAATACACACAGCCTATGTCAGTTTGAGCACCCATAGAGCACTTCAATGAAATTATTATactattatatattataaataattactaGATGTGAGCACACTATACAATATACTAGTTCCAAACGAATGCATGTTTAGCCAGTATCTTGTATGATGTGCTTACCATGTATTACCATTATGAAGTGCTTACCATGTAGACTTGACATTGTGACCACATGTTGCAAGGTCCAAAGTACCAGAAATTAGACCATCCATTCTCTAACCGCATAGTCCAAGTCAGGGTTGCGGTGCCCAGCCTATTAGTGattaattttaaaagttaaaattatTCCCTCTGAGTCCTTTTACACAATCGTCAACTTCCACATAAGAGTAATGTATTCCGtaaaatatattccatattATTTAAACCTGCATCATTCATTTGAGATCTGGCTCAAGATCTAAGATCCAGGAGCAGCA
This genomic window from Anguilla rostrata isolate EN2019 chromosome 17, ASM1855537v3, whole genome shotgun sequence contains:
- the dhrs7b gene encoding dehydrogenase/reductase SDR family member 7B isoform X1; the encoded protein is MSLVSRRRSLIGGGAMELLGGLIPLVLGGAGVLLLYQLLQRVRQRAYIQDAVVVITGASSGLGKECARAFHAAGARLILCGRDRARLQELVQELTEAADGKRKTYSPSTVTFDLSDTETVASAAEEILRCHGHVDVLINNAGVSYRGDVLTTRVEVHKEVMGINYFGSVALTQAILPSMVQRRSGHIAVISSVQGKIAIPFRSAYAASKHATQAFFDCLRAEVEQYGVQVSVISPGYIRTSLSVNAVTGDGSRYGVQDKNTAEGRDPREVAEAVLRAVGRKKKDVLLAGLLPTLAVYIRTLCPPLFFKLMASRARKEQRPKED
- the dhrs7b gene encoding dehydrogenase/reductase SDR family member 7B isoform X3, yielding MELLGGLIPLVLGGAGVLLLYQLLQRVRQRAYIQDAVVVITGASSGLGKECARAFHAAGARLILCGRDRARLQELVQELTEAADGKRKTYSPSTVTFDLSDTETVASAAEEILRCHGHVDVLINNAGVSYRGDVLTTRVEVHKEVMGINYFGSVALTQAILPSMVQRRSGHIAVISSVQGKIAIPFRSAYAASKHATQAFFDCLRAEVEQYGVQVSVISPGYIRTSLSVNAVTGDGSRYGVQDKNTAEGRDPREVAEAVLRAVGRKKKDVLLAGLLPTLAVYIRTLCPPLFFKLMASRARKEQRPKED
- the dhrs7b gene encoding dehydrogenase/reductase SDR family member 7B isoform X2, producing the protein MRSLIGGGAMELLGGLIPLVLGGAGVLLLYQLLQRVRQRAYIQDAVVVITGASSGLGKECARAFHAAGARLILCGRDRARLQELVQELTEAADGKRKTYSPSTVTFDLSDTETVASAAEEILRCHGHVDVLINNAGVSYRGDVLTTRVEVHKEVMGINYFGSVALTQAILPSMVQRRSGHIAVISSVQGKIAIPFRSAYAASKHATQAFFDCLRAEVEQYGVQVSVISPGYIRTSLSVNAVTGDGSRYGVQDKNTAEGRDPREVAEAVLRAVGRKKKDVLLAGLLPTLAVYIRTLCPPLFFKLMASRARKEQRPKED
- the LOC135243430 gene encoding transmembrane protein 11, mitochondrial isoform X1, which gives rise to MAAFGRRRGVPVNRERGIMAASDCYIVHEIYSGENAQDQFEYELEQALEAQYQYIVIEPTRIGDETARWVAVGNCLHKTAVLSGAACLLTPLSLPLEYSRYVALPAGALSVACATLYGISWQFDPCCKYQVEHDGHKLSRLPLHTLTSSAPVVLVRKDDVHRKRLHNTIALAALAYCVKKIYELYAV
- the LOC135243430 gene encoding transmembrane protein 11, mitochondrial isoform X2, which translates into the protein MRKFRGIMAASDCYIVHEIYSGENAQDQFEYELEQALEAQYQYIVIEPTRIGDETARWVAVGNCLHKTAVLSGAACLLTPLSLPLEYSRYVALPAGALSVACATLYGISWQFDPCCKYQVEHDGHKLSRLPLHTLTSSAPVVLVRKDDVHRKRLHNTIALAALAYCVKKIYELYAV
- the LOC135243430 gene encoding transmembrane protein 11, mitochondrial isoform X3; the encoded protein is MAASDCYIVHEIYSGENAQDQFEYELEQALEAQYQYIVIEPTRIGDETARWVAVGNCLHKTAVLSGAACLLTPLSLPLEYSRYVALPAGALSVACATLYGISWQFDPCCKYQVEHDGHKLSRLPLHTLTSSAPVVLVRKDDVHRKRLHNTIALAALAYCVKKIYELYAV